The Mytilus trossulus isolate FHL-02 chromosome 3, PNRI_Mtr1.1.1.hap1, whole genome shotgun sequence genome contains a region encoding:
- the LOC134709891 gene encoding uncharacterized protein LOC134709891, whose product MASNCSICGVCEILQITKYSVVWCSECVQGLCGECQNHHAVSKATKSHETVSINKYKKFPTKVLQIAQNCKLHNKMYEVFCRKHDCPCCKQCVKSHNNCEGLTDLNKIIKNVKTSSAVNEIEQTLLEVVDNIRRLSANRKANLKCLENKKSEIEAEIKQIRMKINHHLDKLQEDLIKALMRVEELEKRKIKKILTSLKKKEKDIAEVQDNFASIKQHASELQTFLTMKDIEKDIACEENFIQSIAISVSLNQVNISCQIDKSLQKITANVPKFGEISVSSDPCDFSFPKRKDKQAQIMVSPPTRNIDNRTLTFQKHINTRMSDVYGCSLLSDEKMVFSSYTDNNIRVLTSDGSKDFEIKDIGQTVDVVSIGDDCIAVTSGKSNHIFIIDLRKQKLKKAIKVNSKIDGVAYKDGHLIYCARERGIQMIRLNDETNTYVSNIKLPVFAYVTTFGDKLFYTNCDDSVTCCDNHGHILWTFCDKSVLRSPQGVSVDNDGNVYVVGRYTSNVVVIAADGQHHRQLLSSEDGLSFPWALHYDTSTNKLLVANPSNEAFLYDVK is encoded by the coding sequence ATGGCCTCCAATTGTAGTATCTGTGGTGTTTGTGAAATTCTTCAGATTACCAAATATTCAGTAGTGTGGTGTTCTGAATGTGTCCAAGGACTTTGTGGCGAGTGTCAGAATCATCACGCTGTCTCCAAGGCAACAAAAAGCCATGAAACTGTTTCtatcaacaaatacaaaaagtttCCGACCAAAGTTCTGCAAATTGCTCAGAATTGCAAACTTCATAATAAGATGTACGAGGTGTTCTGTAGAAAACACGATTGTCCATGCTGTAAACAATGTGTGAAATCTCACAACAATTGTGAAGGTTTAACTGActtaaataaaatcataaaaaacgTAAAAACCTCAAGCGCCGTTAATGAAATAGAACAAACCTTGCTAGAAGTCGTCGATAATATTAGACGACTCAGTGCTAACAGGAAAGCCAATTTAAAATGCTTAGAAAACAAGAAAAGTGAAATTGAagcagaaataaaacaaatcaggaTGAAAATAAATCACCACCTTGATAAACTTCAGGAAGACTTGATTAAAGCATTAATGAGAGTTGAAGAAttagaaaagagaaaaataaaaaaaatattgacttcTCTAAAAAAGAAGGAAAAGGATATAGCTGAAGTACAAGACAACTTTGCTAGTATTAAGCAACATGCGTCAGAACTCCAAACATTTCTAACAATGAAGGACATCGAGAAAGATATTGCATGCGAAGAAAACTTTATTCAATCGATCGCCATAAGTGTCTCCTTAAATCAGGTCAATATTTCATGTCAGATTGACAAATCTTTACAGAAAATAACAGCCAATGTACCGAAGTTTGGAGAAATTTCTGTCAGTTCTGATCCATGTGATTTTTCCTTCCCAAAACGCAAGGACAAACAAGCCCAGATTATGGTATCTCCTCCAACCAGAAATATAGATAACCGGACACTGACATTCCAGAAACATATCAATACAAGGATGTCAGACGTCTATGGTTGTTCACTGCTTTCCGATGAAAAAATGGTATTCTCCTCGTACACTGACAATAACATAAGAGTACTCACGTCTGACGGATCGAAGGATTTCGAAATAAAGGATATTGGTCAAACAGTTGATGTGGTATCCATTGGTGATGATTGTATTGCTGTTACATCGGGCAAgtcaaatcatatttttataatcgACTTAAGGAAGCAGAAACTGAAGAAAGCAATAAAGGTTAATTCAAAGATTGATGGAGTAGCTTACAAAGATGgacatttgatttattgtgCCCGGGAGAGAGGAATACAGATGATTAGACTGAATGACGAAACCAATACTTATGTTAGCAATATTAAACTACCAGTGTTTGCGTACGTTACAACATTCGGTGACAAATTGTTCTACACAAATTGTGATGACAGCGTAACCTGCTGTGATAACCATGGTCACATACTGTGGACGTTCTGTGATAAAAGTGTTTTGCGGTCTCCACAAGGTGTTTCTGTAGACAATGATGGTAACGTGTATGTAGTAGGACGTTATACTAGCAATGTTGTTGTTATCGCTGCTGATGGACAACACCACAGACAACTTTTATCAAGTGAAGATGGTCTGAGCTTCCCTTGGGCTCTGCATTATGACACGTCTACcaataaattgttagttgcaaATCCATCAAATGAAGCGTTTCTGTACGATGTTAAATGA